Proteins from a genomic interval of Paenibacillus sp. FSL H8-0048:
- a CDS encoding cache domain-containing sensor histidine kinase — protein sequence MQKRILGTWLLRIRRSKLSTLMAASIITFNLIFLGFIVLLAYRTFSDVTFREISTTRLALLNESTKRGFDFMTNVSGTAYSIAANKSVIEGLENTPASKYQMISRRREITEILQHSLVLNEGVSSIEIYSDLFSGVPQSSTDLVFPVSSIKNESWYPRLKQADSLWVPLEGSGGDDEPYLIGHIQHLFGNEGKTIGYLYIRLSADDILKQFKDIPAVLDGQIHLVDTSGNLLLLVNKENGAAAADKAVLEAKWLNQHTYEGNEGYELLKKDGQSYLVLFSRPSTISWRLVQVIPTRELLQEVRKADRQVIGIGMLCLLLSALLAYFFIRNMIRPVRRLIQEMRKLERGDFRASMSESLTEEYTQMSYGFNHMVNRLQELVQSEREASAAKREAQAGLLEAQIKPHFLYNTLDMIHWKAMDYEAQDISYMITQLGKMLRIGLSGGRMLIRLRDELEHARCYVSIQQERLPIAIEYTESIADPAVRSYFIPKVILQPLIENSIIHGSREPGSGPLQIHLEVQEMKTPGRQPYLQITLLDNGRGLEEGWSMEQVSGIGTRNVMSRIQLYCGEPYGLYLANRPERGVAAMITLPVIETEEQLERLLRDQL from the coding sequence ATGCAAAAAAGAATACTCGGCACCTGGCTGCTGCGGATCAGGCGGAGCAAGCTCTCCACGCTGATGGCGGCCAGTATTATCACGTTCAATCTGATTTTTCTCGGATTCATTGTCCTGCTGGCGTACCGGACCTTCTCGGACGTAACCTTCCGCGAGATCAGTACGACCAGGCTTGCGCTGCTGAATGAGAGTACGAAGCGCGGCTTCGACTTCATGACCAATGTGTCGGGGACCGCCTACTCCATTGCAGCGAACAAGAGCGTTATTGAGGGGCTTGAGAACACGCCTGCTTCCAAGTATCAGATGATCTCCAGAAGGCGGGAGATTACGGAGATTCTCCAGCACTCGCTGGTGCTGAACGAAGGGGTAAGCTCCATTGAGATTTACAGTGATTTGTTCAGCGGAGTGCCGCAAAGCTCCACGGACCTCGTCTTTCCGGTCTCTTCGATTAAGAACGAGAGCTGGTATCCCCGGCTGAAGCAGGCGGATTCGCTCTGGGTTCCCCTGGAGGGCAGCGGCGGCGATGATGAGCCTTATCTGATCGGCCATATTCAGCATCTGTTCGGAAATGAAGGCAAAACGATCGGCTACCTTTATATCAGGCTGTCCGCAGACGATATCCTGAAACAGTTCAAGGATATTCCGGCTGTGCTGGACGGCCAGATCCATCTGGTGGATACAAGCGGCAATCTCCTGCTGCTGGTTAACAAAGAGAACGGCGCGGCGGCTGCGGACAAGGCTGTTCTGGAGGCCAAGTGGCTTAACCAGCATACGTATGAGGGCAATGAAGGCTATGAGCTGCTGAAAAAGGACGGGCAGTCCTATCTCGTCCTGTTCTCCAGACCGAGCACGATCTCCTGGCGGCTGGTCCAGGTCATACCGACGCGTGAGCTGCTGCAGGAGGTTCGTAAGGCGGACAGGCAGGTGATCGGGATCGGAATGCTCTGTCTGCTCCTGTCGGCGTTGCTGGCGTACTTCTTCATTCGTAATATGATCCGTCCGGTACGCAGGCTGATTCAGGAGATGCGGAAGCTGGAGCGCGGAGATTTCCGGGCCAGTATGAGTGAGTCGCTGACGGAGGAATACACGCAGATGTCTTACGGCTTCAACCACATGGTGAACCGGCTGCAGGAGCTGGTGCAGAGCGAGCGGGAAGCAAGCGCCGCGAAGCGGGAGGCGCAGGCCGGGCTGCTGGAGGCCCAGATCAAGCCACATTTCCTGTACAACACACTGGATATGATTCACTGGAAGGCAATGGATTACGAGGCCCAGGATATCAGCTACATGATCACCCAACTGGGCAAAATGCTGCGCATCGGCTTGAGCGGCGGCAGAATGCTCATTCGTCTGCGCGACGAGCTGGAGCATGCGCGGTGTTATGTGAGCATCCAGCAGGAACGGCTGCCGATTGCCATCGAGTACACGGAATCGATTGCGGACCCGGCGGTCCGGAGTTATTTCATACCGAAGGTCATTCTCCAGCCGCTGATTGAGAATTCAATTATTCATGGCAGCAGGGAGCCTGGCTCCGGCCCGTTGCAGATTCACCTGGAGGTGCAAGAGATGAAGACGCCGGGAAGGCAGCCTTACTTGCAAATTACGCTGCTGGATAACGGCCGGGGCTTAGAGGAAGGCTGGTCGATGGAACAGGTGAGCGGCATCGGCACCCGGAATGTGATGAGCCGGATTCAGCTGTACTGCGGGGAACCGTATGGACTATACTTGGCCAACCGGCCGGAGAGAGGGGTTGCGGCTATGATTACGCTGCCAGTCATTGAGACGGAGGAGCAGCTGGAGCGGCTGCTGCGCGATCAGCTATGA
- a CDS encoding response regulator transcription factor — translation MSRSILLVDDDPHILKALTRHVGWEKLGLTLAGTAVNGHEALELFRRLSPDLVMTDVYMPGMGGLELTEALRELAPELPVIILSGYEEFENARQAMRWGVSHFLLKPARVDEIEAVLRAVLLDLDAGEQKKRLEERYQQEIGRTLPFLRERLLMELLTTRYSAEECSEERLGYLQITRPQRLAAASIQLNRPSPLHKLKEREWQLLRFGAGNICRETLQHKLAGHPSVQGHVLDYSDDLLVVLLLDREAGEPIPILKEVVQETMDKIRNYIQLQAYAGIGSVKAAIHELIDSYLESREALASAEFQETSPIYAYEPCVSANPWTLEDYSRLLQEWNEVLLCRDSSKIWETWEIIFGRLRQENQNNIQDIQTVCVGLFTTLMYYWNACCPGRTPPMSMSEFLQAVTGYYTWRSLTEWMGQMIPAVLTAAFAEMNVKKNRLVESVKSYVEAHYTQEISFMGLAQELHVHPKYLSQLFKRISGENFVSYLNQYRVDRAIEFLQSGQHMVYEISEMVGFNNPAYFSQVFKMITGRSPSDYLKG, via the coding sequence ATGAGCCGCTCCATACTGCTCGTAGATGATGACCCGCATATTCTGAAAGCCCTTACGAGACATGTGGGCTGGGAGAAGCTGGGCCTGACTCTGGCTGGAACAGCGGTCAACGGCCATGAAGCACTGGAGCTGTTCCGCAGGCTCTCCCCCGATCTGGTGATGACCGATGTCTATATGCCGGGCATGGGCGGGCTGGAGCTTACAGAGGCACTAAGGGAGCTGGCACCGGAGCTGCCGGTTATTATTCTGAGCGGCTACGAGGAATTCGAGAATGCCCGGCAGGCGATGCGCTGGGGCGTCAGCCATTTCCTGCTGAAGCCGGCCAGGGTAGACGAGATCGAAGCTGTGCTCCGCGCTGTACTGCTGGATCTGGATGCGGGAGAGCAGAAGAAGCGGCTGGAGGAGCGTTATCAGCAGGAGATCGGCCGTACGCTTCCTTTTCTGCGGGAACGCCTGCTTATGGAGCTGCTGACCACCCGCTACAGTGCGGAGGAATGCTCTGAGGAACGGCTCGGATATCTGCAGATTACCCGTCCGCAGCGGCTGGCGGCGGCCAGTATCCAGCTTAACCGGCCTTCGCCGCTGCATAAGCTGAAGGAGCGCGAATGGCAGCTGCTGCGCTTCGGAGCGGGTAATATCTGCCGGGAGACACTCCAGCACAAGCTTGCCGGACATCCCTCTGTGCAGGGGCATGTGCTGGACTACTCCGACGATCTGCTGGTAGTGCTGCTGCTGGACCGTGAGGCGGGAGAGCCGATCCCCATTCTGAAGGAAGTGGTTCAGGAGACGATGGATAAGATCCGGAATTACATTCAGCTTCAGGCCTATGCCGGCATCGGTTCGGTCAAGGCGGCCATCCATGAATTGATAGATTCGTACCTGGAGAGCCGGGAGGCGCTTGCTTCCGCAGAGTTTCAGGAGACCAGCCCCATTTACGCCTATGAGCCGTGCGTAAGTGCCAATCCGTGGACGCTGGAGGATTATTCCCGGCTGCTCCAAGAGTGGAATGAGGTGCTGCTGTGCCGGGATTCCTCGAAAATATGGGAGACCTGGGAGATTATCTTCGGCAGGCTCCGGCAGGAGAACCAGAATAACATACAGGATATTCAGACGGTGTGTGTCGGTCTGTTCACTACGCTGATGTATTACTGGAATGCCTGCTGTCCGGGCCGTACTCCCCCTATGAGCATGTCCGAATTCCTGCAGGCGGTGACGGGCTACTATACCTGGAGGAGCCTGACGGAGTGGATGGGCCAGATGATCCCGGCCGTCCTGACCGCAGCTTTTGCCGAGATGAACGTCAAGAAGAACCGGCTGGTGGAGAGCGTCAAAAGCTATGTGGAAGCCCACTATACCCAAGAGATCAGCTTCATGGGCCTCGCGCAGGAGCTGCATGTGCACCCGAAATATCTAAGCCAGCTGTTCAAACGGATCAGCGGCGAGAATTTCGTCAGCTACCTGAACCAGTACCGGGTGGACCGGGCCATTGAATTCCTGCAATCCGGCCAGCATATGGTATATGAGATCAGTGAGATGGTCGGCTTCAACAATCCCGCCTATTTCAGCCAAGTGTTCAAAATGATTACCGGGCGCAGCCCTAGTGATTATTTGAAGGGGTGA
- a CDS encoding TerB N-terminal domain-containing protein, whose amino-acid sequence MAKDRQGLHFTELVWESTERNVAIPPRGTVDEGSRKPKSEPVTKKTSGYNTVQLELWDMEESVEPVTTTESEFVQRARELVEHKEPAALFVPFKSYWPTYGHMTGAQSRWYFFWRDEVRQGRYPKTDLSYIFLHIYELINGVGWDEPLEGWRQLNLLWEAYRDSYKRLDQYLGGWIADFSFVHKLDIPLSEIVARSRGLAGDLAELELVRCLSAAPEQLSTLVLSVMSDYDISKSKFYTGEGKIAADRYIPQVVALIDAYVARKHGSNLITMFPPAPPVVRERYLFRSAVYDISLYGYSVLVPVIRVSKSPPLRSLITRLFRLTENKLRALMGYRGRLKDVRVDADMDDLVTRFLEREFRKAEQEEKGPAVVIDQQKLEQLASDSEVVRSLLTVEDTGEPGQEDDAEWTIESEGALGGAGLAGIGTGADAHGSTANTDARVESAVSANAESVSGSSARAEEQAVAMVGGERIKRGHEDPTGNHPSEIQKLTASLPPASDSEADRWILFASELTPLQREAVLALAEEDGSAKVQRLAAGAGTMAELLYDKINELAMDSLGDLIIDGEELTEECLSMLDYIKR is encoded by the coding sequence ATGGCTAAAGACAGGCAGGGGCTGCATTTCACGGAGCTGGTCTGGGAGAGTACGGAGCGGAATGTGGCGATTCCGCCGCGCGGTACTGTAGATGAAGGCAGCCGGAAGCCTAAGTCAGAGCCGGTTACGAAGAAGACGTCCGGTTATAATACAGTCCAGCTCGAACTCTGGGATATGGAAGAGAGTGTGGAGCCGGTAACCACTACAGAGAGTGAGTTCGTCCAGCGTGCACGTGAGCTTGTAGAGCATAAGGAGCCAGCGGCGCTGTTCGTCCCGTTCAAAAGCTATTGGCCTACCTACGGGCATATGACCGGCGCGCAGAGCCGATGGTATTTTTTCTGGCGGGATGAAGTCCGGCAGGGGAGATATCCGAAGACCGATCTCTCCTATATTTTCCTGCATATCTATGAGCTGATTAACGGCGTGGGCTGGGACGAGCCTCTGGAAGGCTGGCGTCAGCTCAATCTGCTATGGGAGGCCTACCGCGACAGTTACAAACGTCTGGATCAGTACCTTGGCGGGTGGATTGCGGATTTCTCTTTTGTCCATAAGCTGGATATTCCGTTATCAGAGATTGTGGCCCGTTCGCGCGGGCTGGCGGGGGATCTGGCTGAGCTTGAACTGGTCCGCTGCCTGTCGGCTGCCCCGGAGCAGCTTAGCACCCTAGTACTGAGTGTGATGTCAGACTATGATATCAGCAAGTCGAAATTCTACACCGGCGAGGGTAAAATCGCTGCGGATCGTTATATTCCCCAGGTTGTAGCGCTAATTGATGCTTATGTCGCGCGGAAGCACGGTTCTAATCTGATCACGATGTTCCCGCCCGCCCCGCCTGTCGTCCGTGAGCGTTATTTGTTCCGCAGTGCGGTATACGATATCTCCCTGTATGGCTATTCTGTTCTTGTGCCTGTTATACGGGTCAGCAAGTCTCCACCGCTGCGCAGCCTGATTACCCGCCTGTTCCGGCTGACCGAGAATAAGCTGCGGGCGCTGATGGGCTACCGGGGAAGACTGAAGGATGTCCGGGTCGATGCCGATATGGATGATCTCGTCACCCGGTTCCTGGAGCGTGAGTTCCGCAAGGCGGAGCAGGAGGAGAAGGGACCGGCAGTGGTCATTGACCAGCAGAAGCTGGAGCAGCTGGCAAGCGACTCCGAGGTGGTGCGTTCCTTGCTTACGGTGGAGGACACCGGGGAACCGGGTCAGGAAGATGATGCGGAATGGACAATTGAGTCTGAAGGAGCACTTGGAGGAGCCGGATTGGCCGGTATTGGAACTGGTGCAGATGCGCATGGAAGCACCGCAAATACGGATGCAAGAGTTGAATCAGCGGTATCAGCAAATGCGGAAAGTGTCTCCGGTAGCTCTGCAAGAGCTGAAGAGCAAGCGGTTGCGATGGTTGGTGGTGAGCGGATAAAGCGGGGCCATGAAGACCCTACAGGTAACCACCCGTCTGAAATACAGAAGCTAACCGCTTCCCTGCCGCCAGCCTCTGATAGCGAAGCGGACCGCTGGATATTGTTCGCCTCCGAGCTGACTCCGCTGCAACGGGAGGCCGTGCTGGCTCTGGCAGAGGAGGACGGTTCTGCGAAGGTGCAGCGGCTGGCTGCGGGAGCAGGAACGATGGCAGAGCTGCTCTACGATAAGATTAATGAGCTGGCCATGGACAGTCTGGGAGACCTCATCATCGACGGGGAAGAGCTGACCGAAGAATGTCTATCCATGCTTGACTATATAAAGAGGTGA